The region GGCGATCATGAAGCCGCTGTTCAGGCCGCCCTGCGGCGTCAGGAAGCCCGGCAGGCCGGACAGGGACGGGTTCAGGAGCTGTTCGCAGCGGCGTTCGCTGATGCTCCCGAGTTCCGCCACGGCGACCTTCAGCGCGTCGATGGTCACGGCGAGCGGCTGCCCGTGGAAGTTCCCGCCGCTCACCACATCGCCGGTGTCCGGGAAGATCAGGGGGTTGTCCGTCACGGACGCGAACTCGACCGCCAGCACCCGCTCAGCGTGCGCCAGCGCGTCCAGGCTCGCGCCATGCACCTGAGGGGCGGCCCGCAGCGAGTACGCGTCCTGCACCTTCCCGTCCCCGACCAGATGCGACGGGGCGATCTGCGAGTCCCGCAGGAAGGTACGCAGTTCCTCCGCCACCGCAACTGCGCCGGGGTGGGGGCGCAGGCCCACCACGTCCGGCTGGAAGGGCCGGTGCGAGCCGTACATCGCCTCGACCGTCATGGCCGCCGCGAGGTTCGCCGTGCCCAGCAGGGTACGGGCGTCCGCGACGGCCAGCGCCAGAAGGCTGCCCATGAGCTGCGTGCCGTTGATGAGCGCCAGTCCCTCCTTCGCCTGCAACACCAGCGGGGTCAGGCCCAGCTCCGCCAGCACGTCCGCACTGGCGCGCACCTCGCCCCGGTACTCGATCTCGCCGTGCCCGATCAACGCCAGCGCCAGATGCGCCAGCGGCGCGAGATCCCCCGACGCGCCCACGCTCCCCTGCGCCGGAATGACCGGGTGCGCCCCCGCGTTCAGCAGCGAGAGCAACAGTTCCACCACCTCGGGCCGCACCCCCGAATGACCCAACGCCAGCGACTGCGCGCGGAGCAGCAGCATGCCGCGCACCACCTCGGTCGGCAGGGCCTCCCCCACCCCGATCGCGTGCGACAGGATCAGGTTCAGCTGCAACTCCTCCAGCCCGTCGCGCGGCACCTGAACCGACGCGAACTTCCCGAAGCCCGTGTTCACGCCGTACACCGCCGCCTGACCGTCCACGATCCGCTCAATCACCGCCCGCGCCCGCAGGATGCGCCCACGCGCTGCCTCGGACAGCTGAACGGACTCGCCGCCACGCACGACAGACAGGAAATCGGACAGGGACAGGTGTTGATCGAGAATCACAGAGGGCTCCTTCGGAAGGTTGATGGATGATGGTTGATGGTTGATAGAGATGGCTCAGACAGAAGTTCCGCTGACGAACACGTTCCGGACCGGATTTGCGCCGAGGGTGTAGGGCAGGTCGCGCCAGTCGGGGCTGTGCAGGGCGAGGAAATCGGCCCGCTGGCCGGGCGCAAGGGCACCCCGCCCTTGCAGGCCCAGGGCGGCGGCGGCGTTCACGGTGCAGGCGGTCAGCGCCTCGGCGGGCGTGAGGCGGCACAGGCGCACCGCGAGGGCCAGCGCGAGTTGCGTGCTGAACACGGGCGACGAGCCGGGGTTCAGGTCGGTGCCCACGGCGACCGCCGCGCCCGCGTCGATCAGGGCGCGGCCCGGCGCGGCGGGCAGACCCAGGTGCAGGGTCACGCCGGGGAGGATGGTCGCCACGGTGTTCGACGCGGCCAGCGCGGCGATCTGCGCCGGGCCGCTGGCTTCCAGGTGATCCACGCTCAGGGCACCCAGCTCGCACGCCAGTTCCGTGCCGCCGATGGCGTGGAACTGATCGGCGTGCAGCTTCGTCTGAAGGCCATGTGCCTTCGCAGCCTGGAGGATGGCGCGCGTTTCATCCACCGTGAACGCCTCGCGCTCGGTGAACACGTCCACGGCCGTCGCCAGCCCCTCGCGCGCCACGCCGGGGATGAGGTCGTGGCAGACGGCCTGCACGTACTCCGCGCGGCCCCCGGTGGGCGGCACGTGAATGAGGAGGGTCGGCACCAGCCCGAATTCAGACTGGAGGGCACGGACTGCCTGGAGCATCCGCCGTTCAGCGTCGAAGTCCAGGCCGTACCCGCTCTTGACCTCGGTGGTCGTTGCTCCGGACGCGCGCAGGGCCTCGAGGCGTGGTCGGGCCAGGGTCACGAGTTCCTCCACGCCCGCCGCCCCGGTCGCCCGCATGGAGCTGCGGATGCCGCCGCCCCGCGCCAGGATCTCCTCGTACGGGACGCCCTGCACGCGCGCCTCGAAATCCGCGAGGCGATCCCCGGCCCACACGGCATGCGTGTGCGGGTCGATCAATCCCGGCACGACCGCCACGCCACCCAGGTCATGCTCCTGCACCATGCCGGGAGCGTCAGCGCGTGGGCCGACCCAGCGGACCACGCCGCCCGACAAGAGCATCGCGGCGTCGGGAATGACGGTCAGGTCGCGCATGGCCGCGCCGCGCTGCACGCCCACGCCCGGCGTGACGAGCTGGCTGATGTTCGTGAACAGCGTCTCAGTCATGGCGCGTCTCCAGTCCAACCTCGCAGAGTGTCTCCATGATCAGTCGCGCGGTCAGGAGTTCGCTGCGCCCGGTGGGGTCGAGGTTCGGGGCGAGTTCCACCACGTCCAGTCCGACGATGGTGTTGTGCCGCGCCGTTTCCGTCAGGATCGTCATGCCCTGGGCGTACGTCAGGCCGTCCGGTTCGGGACTGCTCGTGCCGGGAATGACGCTGGGGTCGAAGCCGTCCACGTCCACGCTGAGGTACACGTTCTTCCCGCGCGGCAGCCGCTCCAGCACACGCGTCAGGTCGCCCGCGACGTCCGTCATGGGGATCAGGGCGTGCCCACGGGCGCGGGCCGCCGCGACCGCTTCCGGGTCGAAGCGCAGCCCGCGCAGACCGACCGTCGTGATGTGCACGAGGTTCGGCAGGTCCTCGCACGCGCGGCGGAACGGACTGCTGTTGCTGAAGCGGGTATCGTTGCGGCTGTCCGTGAAGTCCAGATGCGCGTCCAGCTGCACCACATGCAGGTCCGGCACGCCCGCGAAGGCCCGCAGGATCGGATAGCTAACGCTGTGGTCGCCGCCCAGGAACACCGGCAGGCTGCACCGGTCCCGCACGAGTTCCGCCGCCGCGCTGATCCGCTGCCGCGCGAGTTCCGGCTCCAGGCTGGGCAGCACCACGTCCCCCGCATCCGCGAAGGTCACGCCCGCCAGCCTCGTCACGCCGTCCAGGCCCGTGAAGGGCGGCGCGCTCCGCAGGCTCGCCTCCCGCAGTGCACGCGGGGCGAACCGCGCGCCAGGGCGGAAGCCAAGGGCAATGTCGAAAGGAATGCCGAGCACCGCCACGTCCGCCGTCCAGGCAGCATCAGGCTGCACGATGGGCGCGCGGGCGAATGTGGCAATCCCGCCGTAGGGCAGGTGGGTGGGCTGGGTCACTGCCCGCCCTTGGTGTGGTCTTCGATGCCGAGGCTGGGGAGGTCGAGGCCGCGGTCGCGGGCGACGGTCAGGGCGTGGTCGTATCCGGCGTCGGCGTGGCGGATGACGCCCATGCCGGGGTCGTTGGTCAGGGCGCGGGACAGTTTCTGTGCGGCCTGCTCGGTGCCGTCGGCGACGATGACGAGGCCGCTGTGCTGGCTGAATCCCAGGCCGACGCCGCCGCCGTGGTGGAAGCTCATCCAGCTGGCGCCCGAGGCGATGCCGACGCCGAAGTTCAGGAGGGGCCAGTCGCTGACGGCGTCGCTGCCGTCGAGCATGGCTTCGGTTTCGCGGTAGGGGCTGGCGACGCTGCCGGCGTCGAGGTGGTCGCGGCCGATGACGATGGGGGCTTTCAGGCGGCCGTCGGCGACCATCTCGTTGAACAGTCGCGCGGCCTGGTCGCGTTCCTTGTACCCGAGCCAGCAGATGCGGGCGGGGAGGCCCTGGAAGGCGATCTGGTCGGCGGCGTACGTGAGCCATGATTGGAGGCGTTCGTCGTTGGGGAAGAGGTCAAGGAGGGCCTGGTCGGTGGCGCGGATGTCCTCGGGGTCGCCGGACAGCGCCACCCAGCGGAAGGGGCCGCGGCCCTCGCAGAAGGAGTCGCGGATGAACGCGGGCACGAACCCGGGGTAGTCGAAGGCGTTCTCCACGCCGGCTTCCTGCGCCCGGTGGCGGAGGTTGTTGCCGTAGTCGAACGCGACCGCGCCGCGTTTCTGGAGTTCGAGGATGGCGCGGACGTGCGCGGCCATCGCGTCGTAGGCGCGGCGCTTGTACTCGTCGGGGTGGTCGGTGCGGAGCCGGCTGGCGTCCTCGTCGGCGCTGACCGGGGGGAGGTAACCCCACATGGGGTCGTGCGCGCTGGTCTGGTCGGTGATCAGATCGGGGGTCCAGTTCATCGTCACGAGCTGCGGGACGAGGTCGGCGGCATTGCCCTGCACGCCGATGGACCGGGCGACCCCCTCGGCCTTGTACTTCTCAGCGCGGGCGATGGCGTCTTCGAGACTCGTGGCGACCTCGTCGAGGTAGCGGGTGTCGAGGCGTTTCTGGATGCGGGTGGGGTCGATCTCGATGGTGATGCTGACGCCCCCGGCGAGTTTCACGGCCAGCGGTTGCGCGCCGCCCATGCCGCCCAGTCCGGCGGTGACGGTGATGGTGCCTTTCAGGCTGCCGCCGAAGTGCTTGCGGGCCGCCCCGGCGAAGGTCTCGTAAGTCCCCTGGAGGATGCCCTGCGTGCCGATGTAGATCCAGCTTCCGGCGGTCATCTGGCCGTACATCATCAGGCCCGCCTGGTCGAGTTGGTCGAAGGTCTCCCAGTTCGCCCAGTGCGGCACGAGGTTGCTGTTGGCGAGCAGCACGCGCGGTGCCCACTCGTGCGTTTTCAGCACGGCGACGGGCTTGCCGGACTGGATGAGCAGCGTCTCGTCGTCCTCCAGTCGGTCCAGGGTCTCCACGATCCGGTGGAAGGCCTCCCAGCTGCGGGCGGCCTTGCCGCGCCCGCCGTACACGACCAGGGTGTCGGGGTGCTCGGCGACGTCCGGGTCGAGGTTGTTCATCAGCATGCGCTTGGCGGCCTCCTGCACCCACCCTCTGGCGGTCTTGTGGGGGCCGCGTGGGGCGCGGATGACGGGGGCGGGTTCGGTGGTGGGCTGGGTCATGGGAAGTCCTCCGGGGGGCGGTGGGCTCTGGGCCGTGAGCGGTGAGGCAAGCGAATGCATCGGCCACGGCGCGAGCTGTCCTGCTCACAGCCCATCACTCAGCCCTCACCGCCCGTTTCTGTGCCGCCATCTTCCATCTGCCCTCTGCCATCCGCAACCGCACTTTCCGGCCTGACCGGAATCGTGCCATCCTGCGCGCGTGGCTTCCTCTTCCCTGCTGTCCGGCGCGGTGGACGTGCTGAGTGCCTTCGACGCGGATCACACCGAGTGGCGCCTGTCGGACCTGTCCCGGCAGCTGGGCGTGCCGACGAGCACCCTGCACGAGCAACTGCTGGCTCTGTGCGAGACGGGTCTGCTGGCACGGGTGGGGCGGGGCCGCTACCGGCTGGGGTGGCGCTTGCTGAAACTCTCCAGTGCGCTGTACGGCAGTCTGCCCTGGTACGGCCCGGCGCACGCGGCCATGGAGCGGGTGGCGCGGGCCGGGCACGCCCTGGCGTTCCTGAGCGTGCTGGACGCGGGATCGGGGCGGGTGCTGTGCATCGCGCGGAGCGTGCAGGGCAGGGGCGGGCCGCCCGTGGCTGGGGAACTGGATTTCGAACTGCCCGCGCACGCGTCGGCCAGCGGGAAGCTGCTGCTGGCGCTGGCGGGTCGCCCGCTCCCGCCGGGTGCGGCTGCGTTCACGCCTCACACCGTGACCGTCGCGGCCGCGTGGGAGGCCGAGGCGGCGGGCATCCGCGCGCAGGGCGCCGCCCGGACGCAGGACGAGTGGGCGACCGGCACGTCCGGGCTCGCCGTTCCGGTGCGCGGGCCGGGCGGAACCGTGCTGGCGGCACTGGGCGTCAGCGTTCCGACCGCGCGGCTGCGGGGGGACACCCTGCTGCGCCTCCTGCGGGACGAGGCGGACGCGGTCAGCTGGGCTCTGGGCTGGCGTCCGGCGGCGCCGGGCACCCACTGATACGGGCTCCGGTCCAGGTCCACTGCCGGGGGTCGTCTGCACCTGCCGGGTCAGCGCGTGGGTGGGTTTCCGGCGGGCGCTGCGGCGGGCAGGAGCTGCTCGGCCGCCTCGGGCGGGAGGGGCCGGGCGAGCAGGAACCCCTGGATGTGGTCGCAGCCCAGGTCGCGCAGGCGGTCGCGTTGCGCGTCGTCCTCGACGCCCTCGACGGTGACGGTCATGTTCAGGGTCTGCGCCAGCTGGATCATGGCGCCCATCAGGGCCGTCACGCGCGGCTCGCGGTCGCCGTTCAGGTGCCGCGTGAAGGACCGGTCGACCTTCA is a window of Deinococcus grandis DNA encoding:
- a CDS encoding IclR family transcriptional regulator gives rise to the protein MASSSLLSGAVDVLSAFDADHTEWRLSDLSRQLGVPTSTLHEQLLALCETGLLARVGRGRYRLGWRLLKLSSALYGSLPWYGPAHAAMERVARAGHALAFLSVLDAGSGRVLCIARSVQGRGGPPVAGELDFELPAHASASGKLLLALAGRPLPPGAAAFTPHTVTVAAAWEAEAAGIRAQGAARTQDEWATGTSGLAVPVRGPGGTVLAALGVSVPTARLRGDTLLRLLRDEADAVSWALGWRPAAPGTH
- the hutU gene encoding urocanate hydratase, whose product is MTQPTTEPAPVIRAPRGPHKTARGWVQEAAKRMLMNNLDPDVAEHPDTLVVYGGRGKAARSWEAFHRIVETLDRLEDDETLLIQSGKPVAVLKTHEWAPRVLLANSNLVPHWANWETFDQLDQAGLMMYGQMTAGSWIYIGTQGILQGTYETFAGAARKHFGGSLKGTITVTAGLGGMGGAQPLAVKLAGGVSITIEIDPTRIQKRLDTRYLDEVATSLEDAIARAEKYKAEGVARSIGVQGNAADLVPQLVTMNWTPDLITDQTSAHDPMWGYLPPVSADEDASRLRTDHPDEYKRRAYDAMAAHVRAILELQKRGAVAFDYGNNLRHRAQEAGVENAFDYPGFVPAFIRDSFCEGRGPFRWVALSGDPEDIRATDQALLDLFPNDERLQSWLTYAADQIAFQGLPARICWLGYKERDQAARLFNEMVADGRLKAPIVIGRDHLDAGSVASPYRETEAMLDGSDAVSDWPLLNFGVGIASGASWMSFHHGGGVGLGFSQHSGLVIVADGTEQAAQKLSRALTNDPGMGVIRHADAGYDHALTVARDRGLDLPSLGIEDHTKGGQ
- a CDS encoding arginase family protein; its protein translation is MTQPTHLPYGGIATFARAPIVQPDAAWTADVAVLGIPFDIALGFRPGARFAPRALREASLRSAPPFTGLDGVTRLAGVTFADAGDVVLPSLEPELARQRISAAAELVRDRCSLPVFLGGDHSVSYPILRAFAGVPDLHVVQLDAHLDFTDSRNDTRFSNSSPFRRACEDLPNLVHITTVGLRGLRFDPEAVAAARARGHALIPMTDVAGDLTRVLERLPRGKNVYLSVDVDGFDPSVIPGTSSPEPDGLTYAQGMTILTETARHNTIVGLDVVELAPNLDPTGRSELLTARLIMETLCEVGLETRHD
- the hutH gene encoding histidine ammonia-lyase codes for the protein MILDQHLSLSDFLSVVRGGESVQLSEAARGRILRARAVIERIVDGQAAVYGVNTGFGKFASVQVPRDGLEELQLNLILSHAIGVGEALPTEVVRGMLLLRAQSLALGHSGVRPEVVELLLSLLNAGAHPVIPAQGSVGASGDLAPLAHLALALIGHGEIEYRGEVRASADVLAELGLTPLVLQAKEGLALINGTQLMGSLLALAVADARTLLGTANLAAAMTVEAMYGSHRPFQPDVVGLRPHPGAVAVAEELRTFLRDSQIAPSHLVGDGKVQDAYSLRAAPQVHGASLDALAHAERVLAVEFASVTDNPLIFPDTGDVVSGGNFHGQPLAVTIDALKVAVAELGSISERRCEQLLNPSLSGLPGFLTPQGGLNSGFMIAQYTAAALVSENKVLAHPASVDTIPTSANQEDHVSMGAHGARQLRAILENVQNVIGIELLCAAQALDFQNLHAGRGAQAAWEHIRAHIPNMTRDRYYRPDLLKIVEMVRGGELLRVAREA
- the hutI gene encoding imidazolonepropionase translates to MTETLFTNISQLVTPGVGVQRGAAMRDLTVIPDAAMLLSGGVVRWVGPRADAPGMVQEHDLGGVAVVPGLIDPHTHAVWAGDRLADFEARVQGVPYEEILARGGGIRSSMRATGAAGVEELVTLARPRLEALRASGATTTEVKSGYGLDFDAERRMLQAVRALQSEFGLVPTLLIHVPPTGGRAEYVQAVCHDLIPGVAREGLATAVDVFTEREAFTVDETRAILQAAKAHGLQTKLHADQFHAIGGTELACELGALSVDHLEASGPAQIAALAASNTVATILPGVTLHLGLPAAPGRALIDAGAAVAVGTDLNPGSSPVFSTQLALALAVRLCRLTPAEALTACTVNAAAALGLQGRGALAPGQRADFLALHSPDWRDLPYTLGANPVRNVFVSGTSV